A genome region from Hevea brasiliensis isolate MT/VB/25A 57/8 chromosome 9, ASM3005281v1, whole genome shotgun sequence includes the following:
- the LOC110670874 gene encoding pentatricopeptide repeat-containing protein At5g38730-like has protein sequence MATLVPLSNETQIVQSMCAAVPKGSWNNLLRPKIGSNLSTTTVHQSLVEKIACKDFWSTLSVFSALARLHDESDVNSYIFSWLVIAYANTKMTLEALQVFKHTRIDGLRPHLHACSVLLNSVVMDRLTDLLWKVYKKMVRIGVAANIHVYNVLICKSGDVEKAEKLLSEMELKCLFPDLHIQCVDFIVLQKGYAL, from the exons ATGGCGACTTTGGTACCCCTGAGCAATGAAACCCAGATAGTTCAGAGCATGTGTGCAGCCGTACCTAAGGGTAGCTGGAACAATCTCTTGAGACCCAAGATTGGATCTAATCTCTCCACAACAACCGTTCACCAG AGTTTAGTTGAGAAGATTGCCTGCAAGGATTTCTGGTCAACTCTATCGGTTTTCAGTGCTTTAGCGAGGCTTCATGACGAATCAGATGTGAATTCTTATATTTTTAGCTGGCTTGTGATAGCTTATGCGAATACCAAGATGACACTGGAAGCTCTTCAGGTTTTTAAGCACACGAGGATAGATGGGTTGAGGCCACATTTGCATGCTTGTAGTGTGCTATTGAATTCCGTGGTTATGGATAGGCTGACTGATTTGCTGTGGAAAGTTTATAAGAAGATGGTTAGGATTGGAGTTGCAGCTAATATTCATGTCTACAATGTGTTGATTTGTAAATCTGGGGATGTGGAAAAAGCAGAGAAATTGTTGAGTGAAATGGAATTAAAATGTCTTTTCCCTGATCTCCACATACAATGCGTTGATTTCATTGTATTGCAAAAAGGGTATGCACTATGA